Within Candidatus Thorarchaeota archaeon, the genomic segment CGAGTTAGTGGCGTTGTTTTGTGTACATTTTTCTGCTAAGAGGTCTTAGTATTGAAACATTCGTACAATTGTTCAAATAAAAGTAGGTATGGGGGCAATATCTTTTTGCTCCGTTATAATCCATGACATGATATACCTCTCACACCAAAACAACTGGCAGAGAAATACTAGATACCACTAAGGGATATCTTGATTATTTCGTGGCAGGAGTTGGTACAGGAGGCACAATAACTGGTGTTGGTCGAATTCTGAAAGCTGAGTGCCCAGGTGCAAAAGTTATTGCTGTTGAGCCAGAAGAATCTCCAGCCTTGTCAGAAGGAAGGAAAGGATCTCATAAGATTCAAGGGATAGGAGCGGGATTTGTACCAGATGTCTTGGATTTAGACGTGATTGATGACATCCGAATTGTGAGCTACGAAAAGGCAGCAAGAACTGCACGTGATCTGGCTCGAGAAGAAGAAATCTTCTCTGGAATATCCTCCGGAGCTGCAGTTGCGGTTACTCTTGAATTGGCTAGCAATCTTGAGAATGAGGAACGATTGGTTACAATACTACCTGACACGGGAGAACGGTATTTAACCACCGACTTGTTCTCTGACTAGAGCGGGGTACATCTGAAACCAGCATCTCCTTTCAGGGAGAGATACTTCGTTGAACCCGGTTCATCCTTTCGAGAACAACTCTAACTGATTCTGCTATCGCGGGTGGTACTACCACTCTATTCTCTTCGGGCCGATCTTGAAGTACGGCAAGGATCTTTTCAAGGGTGGTGAGCTTCATACGTCTGCAAACTGCGGTTTCAAGCGCTGGAATGATAACTTTGTTCGGATGGTCCTCCTGAAGGCGATGGACCAATCCGATTTCAGTAGCAATTATGAACTCACTCTTGGGAGAAGTAGATACCGTTCGCACCATACCTCCTGTGGAACACACTTTATCCGCAATGTCTTGAACCGCAGGCGAGCATTCAGGATGAGCCAATACGATTGCTTCCGGGTGGTCCTCCTTCAAAGCCCGAATCGAGTCAACATCAAATCGGCGGTGCACGAAACAATGGCCTTCAGTATCCACGTCAATCACCTCTACATCGGTGCGCCTGCGCACATATTCAGCGAGGTTGGCATCAGGTCCGAAAATGACCTTCTCGGATCCAAGGCTCTCCACCACTTCCACGGCATTGCTTGATGTACATACTATATCTGCGACGGCCTTTGTTTCTGCCGTCGTATTGACATACACCACAACAGGTGCATCGGGATGTTCTTTCTTCTTTGCGCGAATCTTCTCGGGGTCGTTCATTGCAGCAAGAGGACACAACGCATTTGGCTCGGGGATGTAAACAGGGATATCAGACAGGATTGATGCAGTCTCAGCCATGAACATAACGCCGGCAAATACTACCATATCATATCCCTCCATTTCTGCTGATTTTCTGGCGAGCTGGAGAGAACTGCCTACAAAATCAGCAACATGCTGGTTTTCCAGCACCTGGTAATTGTGAGCGAGTATCAGGGCATTTCGTTCCTTCTTCAGATCGAGAATTTGTTGTTGTAAATCCGAAACCGCATCGGTCAACTTGCTGCCTCACAGGGAACTCAGGTGTTCAAGGTTTTAATCAAAGCCCTACTGGCAACTATCATCAAGATATCGCTGATGCGGCAAGTTTTGCCTGAAAAACGGAAGAAGACCGTTTATCGGAAACAACGTGGCCTACTCCTGAGTGGATCAATCTGACCTGCTTGCAACCGATAAGAAAAATCAGAAGTTCAGAAGACCATCCGATTAGCTTTTTCCAACGCTTTGTCCCAGAGGCCTTCATCCAACTTTCTTTCTTCCCTTCTCAAATCCTCTACGCTGCCTCGAAGTTCGGGGTGTTCGGGTATGAAGAAGGAGCAGCAATCACCATAGGGCAGCTTGGAGATGTCGAAAGTGCCAATTTCCTTGGACAATTTGATTATCTCCATCTTGTTGAATCCCGCCAGAGGGGTGAGAACCAGCTCCTCAGTCGCATCATATACCGCGCGCAAGTTCTCTAATGTCTGAGAGGATACCTGAAATATGTTATCACCGGTCACCAAGGCTTTTGCCTTTTCCTTGTGCATGACCTTTTCGCTGATTCTGAGCATGACCCGGCGATAAACCAGCATTCTAACTTTCGCCAAGCATTTGGTCACAATATCTTCCTGAATCTCTTGAAAGGGTATTACGTACAGAATCGTGCTGCCTTGGTACTTTGCCAGAGCGTTGGCAAGCTGCTCAACCTTGTCTTCAACACTCTGTTTCATAAGACGATAGTTCTGAAAATGAACGAGAATGACTTTCGCTCCCCGCTTCATCATCAGGTAGGCTGCAACGGGGCTGTCAAAGCCACCGCTCATCAAGGTCACAACCTTGTTCTCCTCGTCAACAGGAAGACCAACAATGCCCTCAAAGCGATCAGCTGACAGGTAGGCATACTTGCCGTAGATTTCCACTATGAGCTCGACATCTGGATATTCCAAATCAACTTCTTTGTCTAGCTCGTTGACGATGAATTCGCCCAGTACCCTGCTTACGTCCATGCTGGTCATGGGGAATGATTTGTTCTGGCGTTTGGTTGTTACTCTGAAGCTGTTGAAATCCCTGTTCTGCAAGATGTTCAAGCTTTTCGTTCTGAAATCATCCATATCAAGTTCTGCTCTCGAACTTTTCAGTGAATATGCTACTCCTGGTACCTCAGAGAGCTTCTGACATACTTCATCCAGTGAATCAGTCTCCACAAGCAGGTAACCATATTTTCGATTAACCCGCTCTGCCAGCACCCCTAGCTTTTTTTGAATGTTTCTTACCAGAAGTCGCTCGAAATACTCTCGATTGCCTTTCTTCAGTCCGATTTCAGAGTAATGAACTACGACGTATCCCA encodes:
- a CDS encoding pyridoxal-phosphate dependent enzyme, translating into MLDTTKGYLDYFVAGVGTGGTITGVGRILKAECPGAKVIAVEPEESPALSEGRKGSHKIQGIGAGFVPDVLDLDVIDDIRIVSYEKAARTARDLAREEEIFSGISSGAAVAVTLELASNLENEERLVTILPDTGERYLTTDLFSD
- the nadA gene encoding quinolinate synthase NadA, producing MTDAVSDLQQQILDLKKERNALILAHNYQVLENQHVADFVGSSLQLARKSAEMEGYDMVVFAGVMFMAETASILSDIPVYIPEPNALCPLAAMNDPEKIRAKKKEHPDAPVVVYVNTTAETKAVADIVCTSSNAVEVVESLGSEKVIFGPDANLAEYVRRRTDVEVIDVDTEGHCFVHRRFDVDSIRALKEDHPEAIVLAHPECSPAVQDIADKVCSTGGMVRTVSTSPKSEFIIATEIGLVHRLQEDHPNKVIIPALETAVCRRMKLTTLEKILAVLQDRPEENRVVVPPAIAESVRVVLERMNRVQRSISP
- the thiI gene encoding tRNA 4-thiouridine(8) synthase ThiI, with the translated sequence MGYVVVHYSEIGLKKGNREYFERLLVRNIQKKLGVLAERVNRKYGYLLVETDSLDEVCQKLSEVPGVAYSLKSSRAELDMDDFRTKSLNILQNRDFNSFRVTTKRQNKSFPMTSMDVSRVLGEFIVNELDKEVDLEYPDVELIVEIYGKYAYLSADRFEGIVGLPVDEENKVVTLMSGGFDSPVAAYLMMKRGAKVILVHFQNYRLMKQSVEDKVEQLANALAKYQGSTILYVIPFQEIQEDIVTKCLAKVRMLVYRRVMLRISEKVMHKEKAKALVTGDNIFQVSSQTLENLRAVYDATEELVLTPLAGFNKMEIIKLSKEIGTFDISKLPYGDCCSFFIPEHPELRGSVEDLRREERKLDEGLWDKALEKANRMVF